Proteins co-encoded in one Sphingopyxis sp. BE259 genomic window:
- a CDS encoding lytic transglycosylase domain-containing protein: MKMMTRSFLSAAIFTAAIAANPASAADASSRDMASAPQTVPDILTSKQKQLYTQVLTAIRGQRWPDAKALLDGSEGGPLTDFLRAELLTAANSPRAEVADIMPILSRSPYLPQAEQLGRLAAKRGATDLPTLPSQARLAWAGSAPRRLGADAVSGDPVASALTRTIPDRIKNDDPVGAEALLSAVADRLTPEARDEWRQKVAWSYYIENDDANALRLATECSGGRSAWSTQGAWVQGLAAWRLRDYPTALVAFDRVAKEAPDNELRAAAYYWSARAAIAAGQPASVQPRLRAAAANEETFYGLLAAETLGVETSNQRENVRADRSAWRALAELPNVRAAMALSEIGEDKYADALLRHQARIGDARQHEQLLGIAGALSLPETQLYLAHNTPQGRKPAAQSRYPQPRWEPNGGWKVDPALVFAHTLQESRFQRTAVSPAGATGLMQVRPGTASDLARWGGDGRGPGDLKTPAVNMDFGQRYLQYLSKDSSTGGQLLKVIAAYNAGPTPIARWQSEIRDGGDPLLYMESIPYWETRGYVGIVLRNYWMYEAQQGKPSDSRAALAQGKMPRFPDGKDRIRLTWAGGLANAD; the protein is encoded by the coding sequence ATGAAAATGATGACCAGAAGTTTTTTATCAGCTGCGATTTTTACTGCGGCGATCGCTGCGAACCCCGCGTCGGCGGCCGATGCCAGCAGCCGGGATATGGCGTCGGCGCCGCAAACCGTGCCCGACATACTGACGTCGAAACAGAAGCAACTCTATACGCAGGTGCTGACAGCGATCCGCGGCCAGCGCTGGCCCGACGCCAAGGCGCTGCTCGACGGGTCGGAAGGCGGTCCGCTCACTGATTTCCTGCGCGCCGAACTGCTCACCGCCGCGAACAGCCCGCGCGCCGAAGTCGCCGACATCATGCCGATCCTGTCGCGCTCACCCTATCTGCCGCAGGCCGAACAACTCGGCCGTCTCGCCGCCAAGCGCGGCGCGACCGATTTGCCGACCTTGCCGTCGCAGGCGCGTCTTGCCTGGGCGGGTAGCGCCCCGCGGCGGCTGGGCGCCGATGCGGTCAGCGGCGATCCGGTGGCGTCGGCGCTGACCCGCACGATCCCCGACCGGATCAAGAATGACGATCCCGTCGGCGCCGAGGCGCTGCTGAGTGCGGTCGCCGACCGGCTGACCCCCGAAGCGCGCGACGAATGGCGCCAGAAGGTCGCCTGGTCCTATTATATCGAAAATGACGATGCCAATGCCCTGCGCCTCGCCACCGAATGTTCTGGCGGACGCAGCGCTTGGTCGACGCAGGGGGCGTGGGTTCAGGGGCTTGCCGCGTGGCGCCTGCGCGATTATCCGACCGCGCTTGTCGCTTTCGACCGCGTGGCCAAGGAAGCGCCCGATAATGAGCTGCGCGCGGCGGCTTATTATTGGTCGGCGCGCGCCGCGATCGCCGCCGGACAGCCGGCGTCGGTGCAACCCCGCCTCCGCGCCGCTGCCGCCAACGAAGAAACCTTCTACGGCCTGCTTGCCGCGGAAACCCTGGGCGTCGAAACTAGCAACCAGCGCGAAAATGTCCGCGCCGATCGCAGCGCATGGCGCGCGCTCGCTGAACTGCCCAACGTCCGCGCCGCGATGGCGCTGTCGGAAATTGGCGAGGATAAATATGCCGACGCGCTGCTGCGCCACCAGGCACGGATCGGCGACGCGCGCCAGCATGAGCAGTTGCTCGGCATCGCTGGGGCCCTCAGCCTGCCCGAAACCCAGCTTTATCTCGCGCACAACACCCCGCAGGGACGCAAGCCCGCGGCGCAGTCGCGCTACCCGCAGCCCAGATGGGAGCCCAATGGCGGCTGGAAGGTCGATCCGGCGTTGGTCTTTGCCCACACGCTTCAGGAATCGCGTTTTCAGCGCACCGCGGTCAGCCCGGCGGGTGCCACGGGTTTGATGCAGGTTCGCCCCGGCACCGCGTCCGATCTGGCGCGCTGGGGCGGCGACGGCCGCGGCCCCGGCGACCTCAAGACCCCCGCGGTCAACATGGATTTCGGCCAGCGCTATCTGCAATATCTCAGCAAGGATAGTTCGACCGGCGGGCAATTGCTCAAGGTCATTGCTGCCTATAATGCCGGCCCGACGCCGATCGCGCGCTGGCAGTCCGAAATCCGCGATGGTGGCGACCCGCTGCTGTATATGGAATCGATCCCCTATTGGGAAACGCGCGGCTATGTCGGCATCGTGCTGCGTAATTACTGGATGTACGAAGCGCAGCAGGGCAAACCGTCGGACAGCCGTGCCGCGCTGGCACAGGGCAAAATGCCGCGCTTTCCCGACGGCAAGGATCGTATCCGCCTGACCTGGGCTGGCGGCCTCGCCAATGCCGATTGA
- the moaB gene encoding molybdenum cofactor biosynthesis protein B, with translation MPIDESLTFKPVRIALLTISDSRSAAEDRSGDKLEELLTTAGHTLAARAIIKDETDLIVSRLHNWIDDPEVDVVITTGGTGLTGRDVTPEALHRLDGKDIPGFGELFRWLSYQTIGTSTIQSRACAVVARGTYIFALPGSTGAVTDAWEGILATQLDSRHRPCNFVDLMPRLIE, from the coding sequence ATGCCGATTGACGAAAGCCTGACGTTCAAACCGGTCCGCATCGCGCTGCTGACAATTTCGGACAGCCGCAGCGCGGCCGAGGATAGGTCAGGCGACAAGCTGGAGGAATTGCTGACCACCGCAGGTCACACCCTCGCGGCGCGCGCAATCATCAAGGACGAAACCGACCTGATCGTCTCGCGCCTCCACAACTGGATCGACGACCCAGAGGTCGATGTCGTGATCACCACCGGCGGTACCGGCCTGACGGGCCGCGATGTGACGCCCGAGGCGCTGCACCGGCTCGACGGCAAGGACATTCCCGGTTTCGGCGAGCTATTCCGCTGGCTCAGCTACCAGACGATCGGCACCTCGACGATCCAGTCGCGCGCCTGCGCGGTGGTCGCGCGCGGCACCTATATCTTCGCGCTGCCCGGTTCGACCGGCGCGGTGACCGACGCGTGGGAGGGAATTTTGGCGACGCAACTCGACAGTCGGCACCGACCGTGCAACTTCGTCGACCTGATGCCGCGATTGATCGAGTAG